Sequence from the Mycoplasma cottewii genome:
TGAGAAAAGTAAATTTAAGTTTATTACTTTTGAAACATCTCAATCGTTTAAAGGTTGATTGAAAGATTCAGCATTTCAAAACACACCTTGAAGAATCATTGAATTTGATGTATTTCAATGATTTATATTTTGATTAAATTTCTTAGCACCTTGAAAAACATAAAACATATTAACAATATTTGAAGTATCTCAATTTTGAATACCTTCGATTTTTTCATTTTCATTATCTTTGAAAGTTGACATTAAAGTATTAATAAATCATGGTAATTTATCAGGAACTTGTTTTACAGTTTTTGGCATTTCATTAAGTGCTATTAGAAATTCTTCAGTGTTATTTAAAGCGTTATTGATAGTTCCTACTTGTCATCCCACATCAGTACATATTGTTTTATCTTCATTAAATTCTGCACTCTTATTATTTGAAAGAAAAGTTCCCAATTCAAGTTCAACTTCTTTGTTATTTCGCAGTACTTTGATATTAGTTTTTCCTTCTAAAGTTGTATCTAATAAACTTGAATCAACTAATGAAACTGTGCTTAATTTATGTTGTTTTAGTTCTTTGTTCAACTGATTAATTAGATTTTTGTGATATATTTTGTCTATTAGTTTATTTGAAAAATTTTCTTTTCAAATTGAATTAAACATTTCTTCTTGTTTTTCTTTAGATATTTTGTTGACAATAGCTACAGTTGTTCCTGCTGTCCCTCCCCCTAGTAAAACCAGTAAACCAGAAGCTATTAACAATTTATTTTTTAACGGTAATATAAATTTTTTCATTGTATTCTCCTAACTTGTTTTATTTTTTTAAACATATCTTATTATTTATTTTAATATTTTTTAACTATGTTTTATAACTCTTAATTTATTATGTCTTATAACTCTTAATTTATTATGCACGGAATAAAATTCAAATAAAAAAACAAGATTGCTCATATTTATGATGTATCTTGTTTAATTATATTTTTAGTTATTCAGGTTTTATAAAATTAGGCATTTTATCTTTAGTTAATTTACTTCCTGTTGCAAAATCATCAAAAGTTGATTCTGAACTGGTTATCTTACCTTCCTCATCACGTTCTACTTTGTAAGATTCGTTAACTTTATTAACATTTCAGTTAGATATATTTTGATCGAATGAAGTCGCATTTAAAAACACTTCATTCATTGATTTTATATTAGAAGTATCTCAAGCTTTGTATTTTTTACCATCAAC
This genomic interval carries:
- a CDS encoding BspA family leucine-rich repeat surface protein, translating into MKKFILPLKNKLLIASGLLVLLGGGTAGTTVAIVNKISKEKQEEMFNSIWKENFSNKLIDKIYHKNLINQLNKELKQHKLSTVSLVDSSLLDTTLEGKTNIKVLRNNKEVELELGTFLSNNKSAEFNEDKTICTDVGWQVGTINNALNNTEEFLIALNEMPKTVKQVPDKLPWFINTLMSTFKDNENEKIEGIQNWDTSNIVNMFYVFQGAKKFNQNINHWNTSNSMILQGVFWNAESFNQPLNDWDVSKVINLNLLFSGAKRFNQHLDKWDTSNALQMLWTFMNAEDFNGNITTWNLDKVEAIQEMFKNSKSFNQDISTRELTRPDGTKYKAWDTSNISSMIGVFENASSFEHNISNWNVDKVNKSYKVTRDEHGKITGSTPTFSRFADGSKLTPDKMPKFIEPK